GCTGGTCCACAAACCAACGCTTGGATGTTGAATTCCATTGAACATATTTGTCTTCACCATGGTATAATGAATCATATCTTCGAAGATAATTCTTTCGCCAATCTGCAATTCGTGGTCAAAACTCCAGTTGCCCATATAGTCTCCGCTCAGGCAACTGTTACCTCCTAACCTATAAACATGCTTTCCCGGAACAGCTTCCGATATGGCTCCTCTTACATCTGGCTTATAAGGCATTTCAAGACAGTCGGGCATGTGGCAGGTGAAGCTTACATTGAGAATGGCTGTCTTAATTCCCTTGTTTTCAACGATATCTACCACAGAAGAAACTAAAACTCCGGTCTGCCATGTAAATGCTGAGCCCGGTTCAAGGATAACATGAAGGTGTGGATATCGTGCTTTAAAGTCTTTCAGCAACTGAATCAGGTGTTCGGTATCATAATCTTTGCGGGTCATTAAATGTCCGCCGCCCAGATTTAACCATTTTATCTGTGAGAACCACTTGCTGAATCGTTTTTCAATATGAGAAAGAGTCTTTTCAAGATCGTAAGAACTTGATTCACAAAGAGTATGACAGTGAAATCCGTCGATACCTTTGGGCAAAGTCTCAGGAAGTAAATCTGATGTAATGCCAAAACGAGTGCCTGGAGCACAAGGGTTATAAAGTTCCGTTTCTACGTCTGAGTATTCAGGATTAATGCGGATGCCGCAAGATATATCTTTCCCTTCTTTTTCCACGTATGGGAAAAAGCGTTCAAACTGACTGAATGAGTTGAAAGAAATATGGCTACTGCAATCCATTATCTGAGGAAACTCTTCTTCTGTATAGGCCGGAGAGTATGTGTGCGTTCTGCTTCCCATCTCTTCGAATCCCAATCTGGCTTCATATAAAGAACTGGCTGTAGAACAATTTATGTATTCCCTGAATATAGGGAAAGACTTCCACATGGCAAAGGATTTAAAGGCCAGAATAATCTCTACTCCTGCTCTTTCACCCACGCTTTTTATTGTACTCAGATTTTTTCGAAGCAGATCTTCTTCCATCACATAACAAGGAGATGGCACTTTACTAAAGTCTATCATTTGAATGTATATCTTATTATTATTTTATATAAAGGTCTTTATTTTTAGGAAATCACTTTGAAACGGGCAAACTTCAGCAATAACTGTTTTTCTCCTGCATTGCGGAATTTAACGGTTGCTTTGAGGTTCTCTCCGCTACCCTCTACTTTAACAACTTCACCTATACCAAAGCGTTCGTGCTCAATCTGTTGTCCGGATTGTAGATCAGTTATCGGTGCACCCGATGCCGGTCTTGATTGTGTATTCTCTACTCTCGTCAGATTCTTTGGAGTGGATATTGCATTGAAGGTAGGCTTTGGTCTCTCCTTTTCTGAGTTAAACAAGGAACGTGCCGGGCGCTCATTTTGCTCTCTTCTGAATCTTGAAGGAGATTCATCAATATGTCTGCCAGATACAGATTCCTGCGGCAATTTTAAGAAAGAGGAATCTATGTCTCTCAAAAAGCGGCTAGGATTCGCAAATTCCATTTTGCCATATTTAAAGCGGGTTTTGGCAAAAGAAAGAAAGCAGTGATCTTCTGCACGAGTGATGGCTACGTAGAAAAGTCTTCGCTCCTCTTCCATGGCTCTTGGAGAATCACCCGACATGCTGCTAGGGAAAAGGTTCTCTTCCATTCCTACAATGAAAACATTGCGGAATTCCAATCCTTTGGCAGAGTGAATGGTCATAAGAGTGATCTTCGGCTCGTCGCCCGATTTATCTGTATCCTGATCGGATAATAACGATACTTCGGATAAGAAATCGGAAAGGGAGATGCTTTCGTTCCCTTCTTCTTCACGCATGGCGCAGAAATCATGGATTCCATTGACCAATTCCTCTATATTCTCCTGCCGGCTTAGGTTTTCCGGTGTGCGATCCTGATAGATATCATTCACAATGCCTGCTTCCTTAACGATGGAAGTTGCCATTTCATAGGCATTCTTTTCGGATAATACACGGATAAAGTTCTCAATCAGTTCACGGAAACCTTGCAGTTTGGTGTGAGTTCCTTTATTTATATTTAGCCCAAATTCCAGCGGACTGCACAATACATCCCACAGACTTACCGAATGAGTATTAGCCGCCTCAATTATTTTGCCAACGGTTGTATCACCAATTCCACGGGCAGGGTAATTAATTATTCGTTTAAAGGCCTCTTCGTCGTTTGGATTCACCACCACACGGAAATATGCAATTACATCCTTAATTTCCTTACGCTGATAGAAGGACAGACCACCGTAAATTTTATAAGGAAGATTACGCTTGCGCAAAGCTTCCTCGAAGATTCTTGACTGAGCATTGGTGCGGTAAAGAATGGCAAAATCGTCATATCCGTAATGTTGCGCCATGCGGAGCTCCATTATTTTATTGGAAACAATATCTCCTTCCTCAACATCCGAATATGCCTGGAAAACGCCGATTGGTTCTCCCTGTGATTTTTCAGAGAATACCTCTTTGCGAATTTGTTCCCGGTTTTTCTCTATAAGGCTATTCGCGGCACGAACGATGGTTTTGGTGGAGCGATAATTTTGCTCCAGCTTAAATACTTGCGTGTTTTGGTATAGCTTGGTGAATTTTAATATATTATCAATGTTGGCACCGCGGAAAGAGTAGATACTTTGGGCGTCATCTCCTACCACGCAAACCTTTTGATGCTCTTTTGATAACTGAAGAACAATGCTGTGCTGGGCAAAGTTTGTATCCTGATACTCGTCTACCAGGATGTATTTGAATTGTTCCCGGTATTTATTCAGTATTTCCGGGTGATCCCTGAAGAGCAGGAATGTATAGAACAATAAATCGTCAAAATCCATTGCTCCTGCTTGTCGGCATCT
This genomic interval from uncultured Bacteroides sp. contains the following:
- the nspC gene encoding carboxynorspermidine decarboxylase, with translation MIDFSKVPSPCYVMEEDLLRKNLSTIKSVGERAGVEIILAFKSFAMWKSFPIFREYINCSTASSLYEARLGFEEMGSRTHTYSPAYTEEEFPQIMDCSSHISFNSFSQFERFFPYVEKEGKDISCGIRINPEYSDVETELYNPCAPGTRFGITSDLLPETLPKGIDGFHCHTLCESSSYDLEKTLSHIEKRFSKWFSQIKWLNLGGGHLMTRKDYDTEHLIQLLKDFKARYPHLHVILEPGSAFTWQTGVLVSSVVDIVENKGIKTAILNVSFTCHMPDCLEMPYKPDVRGAISEAVPGKHVYRLGGNSCLSGDYMGNWSFDHELQIGERIIFEDMIHYTMVKTNMFNGIQHPSVGLWTSKNELNIYKTFCYEDYRDRMC
- a CDS encoding UvrD-helicase domain-containing protein; its protein translation is MTNYIDELNESQRAAVLYNEGPSLVIAGAGSGKTRVLTYKIAYLLESGYEPWSILSLTFTNKAAREMKARIAKQVGEQSARYLWMGTFHSVFSRILRVEAEAIGFTSSFTIYDTSDSKSLIRTIIKEMQLNEKAYKPGSVQGQISNAKNHLISPDAYAVNREMMEHDMAAKMPAIRDIYRRYWDRCRQAGAMDFDDLLFYTFLLFRDHPEILNKYREQFKYILVDEYQDTNFAQHSIVLQLSKEHQKVCVVGDDAQSIYSFRGANIDNILKFTKLYQNTQVFKLEQNYRSTKTIVRAANSLIEKNREQIRKEVFSEKSQGEPIGVFQAYSDVEEGDIVSNKIMELRMAQHYGYDDFAILYRTNAQSRIFEEALRKRNLPYKIYGGLSFYQRKEIKDVIAYFRVVVNPNDEEAFKRIINYPARGIGDTTVGKIIEAANTHSVSLWDVLCSPLEFGLNINKGTHTKLQGFRELIENFIRVLSEKNAYEMATSIVKEAGIVNDIYQDRTPENLSRQENIEELVNGIHDFCAMREEEGNESISLSDFLSEVSLLSDQDTDKSGDEPKITLMTIHSAKGLEFRNVFIVGMEENLFPSSMSGDSPRAMEEERRLFYVAITRAEDHCFLSFAKTRFKYGKMEFANPSRFLRDIDSSFLKLPQESVSGRHIDESPSRFRREQNERPARSLFNSEKERPKPTFNAISTPKNLTRVENTQSRPASGAPITDLQSGQQIEHERFGIGEVVKVEGSGENLKATVKFRNAGEKQLLLKFARFKVIS